One Paraburkholderia aromaticivorans genomic region harbors:
- the hutG gene encoding N-formylglutamate deformylase codes for MTASNTPPVFSLHRGSLPFLISIPHLGTQIPADIAATMTPVAQRTDDCDWHLDRLYAFARRMGASILAPTYARYVIDLNRPPDGANLYPGQDTTGLLPVDTFDKEPLYLAGHLPDEAEVARRREAYWKPYHEALQSELAALKAKHGKVLLWEAHSIRSHVPRFFEGRLPDFNFGTSNGASAVAGLAEDMAAIVEGYDGGYTAVANGRFKGGYITREYGQPSQGVHALQLELSQITYMEEHMPYAYDETLAAKVEPLLEALVVKALERVKAA; via the coding sequence ATGACTGCTTCGAACACTCCGCCGGTTTTCTCGCTGCATCGGGGAAGCCTGCCGTTCCTCATTTCGATTCCGCATCTGGGTACGCAGATCCCGGCCGACATTGCGGCGACGATGACGCCTGTCGCGCAGCGCACCGACGATTGCGACTGGCATCTGGACCGTCTCTATGCGTTTGCAAGGCGCATGGGTGCGTCGATTCTCGCGCCCACCTACGCGCGTTATGTGATCGACCTGAACCGTCCGCCCGACGGCGCGAATCTCTATCCGGGCCAGGACACGACCGGTCTGCTGCCGGTCGACACGTTCGACAAGGAGCCGTTATATCTCGCCGGCCATCTGCCGGACGAGGCCGAAGTCGCGCGCCGTCGCGAGGCATATTGGAAGCCTTACCACGAGGCGCTGCAAAGCGAACTCGCGGCGCTGAAAGCGAAACACGGCAAGGTGCTGCTGTGGGAAGCGCATTCGATCCGCTCGCACGTGCCGCGTTTTTTCGAGGGACGTCTGCCCGATTTCAACTTCGGCACCTCGAACGGCGCGAGCGCGGTGGCGGGATTGGCCGAGGATATGGCCGCTATCGTCGAAGGATATGACGGCGGCTATACGGCGGTCGCCAACGGCCGCTTCAAGGGCGGGTATATCACGCGCGAGTATGGCCAGCCGTCGCAAGGCGTGCATGCTTTGCAACTCGAACTCTCGCAGATCACGTATATGGAAGAGCACATGCCGTATGCGTATGACGAAACCCTGGCCGCGAAAGTCGAGCCTCTGCTGGAAGCGCTTGTCGTGAAAGCATTGGAGCGCGTCAAGGCGGCGTGA
- a CDS encoding DUF3857 domain-containing transglutaminase family protein gives MTRCAAVFIRLACGSALGACLALSAFADDSASTASGDDRAPSTIERDVHLFTIQKDGSVEEHDDTVLRANTTSGVDDIAQRYVWFNKDIEQVQLLAAETIDVDGVAHPVGPEAIRDVQEPRSAGAPSFEDGVLRTVIFPGVEPGSRVHLAFRKTRTKPLQAGTFAYLVEPTRDPVELQRLIFDLPADVPLYADARGYAAMPPVTANGRTRYEFDYQHGPYAPLEAGAVGYANWGDRLIVSTVPDFANFAARYRGPATDATTSDPAIVHLAQALTAGTDDPRVKAQRLYDWMRLNIRYVALFLGETAAIPHRATDILRNRYGDCKDHVALYGALLAAVGIRSEAVLLNLGPYYSLPDVPGYGASAINHAIVWIPELSLYTDTTAGGTAFGYLPPSVMDRPVLLVGEGVLSRTPAAQLRERSARVQIDIDESGAANYAYRAEDAGFTAEIERNTFRRSTRQRTQQIAANRLLQTGLHGTTQLRTADLSATNGPFATSMQGKVAHFVWTDGTTAVPALTSFSGGMGSQVQVWLAEPARTQPWTCIGGEFDETLEMTLPRFVRVTDLPSDTAVQNRFLTFSSSYVYDPAARVLQVRRHLRAAFGHQMCSASEFAEMHDDLVRIERDLDAELVVKVANSKNP, from the coding sequence GTGACGCGGTGCGCGGCGGTTTTTATCAGGCTGGCCTGCGGGTCGGCGCTGGGCGCGTGCCTCGCGCTCAGCGCGTTCGCCGACGACAGCGCGTCTACCGCATCCGGCGACGATCGCGCGCCTTCGACGATCGAGCGCGACGTTCATCTCTTCACGATCCAGAAAGACGGCTCCGTCGAGGAGCACGACGACACCGTCTTGCGCGCCAACACGACGAGCGGCGTCGACGATATCGCGCAACGCTACGTGTGGTTCAACAAGGACATCGAGCAGGTGCAGTTGCTGGCCGCCGAAACGATCGACGTGGACGGCGTCGCGCATCCGGTCGGTCCCGAGGCGATCCGCGACGTGCAGGAGCCGCGCTCGGCAGGCGCGCCGAGTTTCGAAGACGGCGTGTTGCGCACGGTGATCTTCCCGGGCGTGGAACCGGGCTCGCGCGTGCATCTGGCGTTTCGCAAGACGCGCACGAAGCCCTTGCAGGCGGGCACCTTCGCGTACCTCGTCGAGCCGACGCGCGACCCGGTCGAACTGCAGCGGCTGATTTTCGATCTGCCCGCCGACGTGCCGCTCTACGCCGACGCGCGCGGCTACGCCGCCATGCCGCCGGTCACGGCAAACGGCCGTACCCGCTACGAGTTCGACTACCAGCACGGGCCGTATGCGCCGCTCGAAGCGGGCGCGGTCGGCTACGCGAACTGGGGCGATCGCCTGATAGTATCGACGGTGCCGGACTTCGCGAATTTTGCCGCGCGCTATCGTGGCCCCGCAACCGACGCGACGACTAGCGACCCGGCGATTGTCCACCTTGCGCAAGCGCTGACCGCCGGCACCGACGATCCACGCGTGAAGGCGCAACGGCTATACGACTGGATGCGTCTGAATATCCGCTACGTCGCCTTGTTTCTCGGCGAAACGGCGGCGATTCCGCACAGGGCGACCGACATCCTGCGCAACCGTTACGGCGACTGCAAGGACCACGTCGCGCTCTACGGCGCGTTGCTGGCCGCGGTCGGCATCCGTAGCGAGGCGGTGCTGCTCAATCTCGGACCGTACTACAGTTTGCCGGACGTGCCCGGCTACGGCGCGAGCGCGATCAATCACGCGATTGTCTGGATTCCTGAGTTGTCGTTGTACACGGACACGACGGCGGGCGGCACGGCGTTCGGTTATCTGCCGCCGAGCGTGATGGACCGGCCGGTGTTGCTGGTCGGCGAGGGCGTCCTGTCGCGCACGCCGGCCGCGCAGTTGCGCGAACGCAGCGCGCGCGTGCAGATCGACATCGATGAAAGCGGGGCGGCGAATTACGCTTACCGCGCGGAAGACGCGGGTTTCACGGCCGAGATCGAGCGCAATACCTTTCGACGCTCGACGCGGCAACGCACGCAGCAGATCGCCGCGAACCGTCTATTGCAGACGGGTTTGCACGGCACAACACAGTTGCGTACGGCGGATCTCAGCGCCACGAACGGACCGTTTGCCACGTCGATGCAAGGCAAGGTGGCGCACTTCGTCTGGACCGACGGCACCACGGCGGTGCCAGCGTTGACGAGTTTCTCCGGCGGCATGGGCTCGCAGGTGCAGGTGTGGCTCGCGGAGCCTGCGAGGACTCAGCCCTGGACATGCATTGGCGGAGAGTTCGACGAGACCCTGGAAATGACGCTGCCGCGCTTCGTGAGAGTGACGGATTTGCCGTCCGACACAGCGGTGCAAAACCGCTTTCTGACCTTTTCATCCAGCTACGTCTACGATCCGGCCGCGCGGGTCTTGCAGGTCAGGCGGCACCTGCGCGCCGCCTTTGGCCATCAGATGTGTTCCGCGAGTGAGTTCGCCGAAATGCACGACGATCTCGTGCGCATCGAACGGGATCTCGATGCCGAACTAGTGGTCAAGGTCGCCAATTCGAAGAACCCGTAG
- the hutI gene encoding imidazolonepropionase, with protein sequence MKQTVWHHLKLCPQGDPQHTLPDAAIAVENGTIVWLGAASALPAEYAAWPREDLHGAWVTPGLVDCHTHLVYGGQRADEFAQRLAGVSYEEIARQGGGIVSTVRATRAADEASLFRQSAARLEPLLAEGVTTVEIKSGYGLDLASERKMLRVARQLGERYPVTVYTTFLGAHALPPEFAGRPDAYIDEVCNTMLPALADEGLVDAVDVFCERIGFSLEQSERVFEAAERYKLPVKMHAEQLSNGGGTALAARHHALSADHLEFLDEAGVVAMKEAGTVAVLLPGAYYFIRETQLPPLELLRRYQVPIAISTDSNPGTSPATSLLLMMNMATTLFRMTVPEVLQGVTSHAARALGKADRHGSLETGRAADFAVWSVDSLAELAYWIGRPLCARVVRAGETVYTRRELS encoded by the coding sequence ATGAAGCAAACCGTCTGGCATCACCTGAAACTTTGCCCGCAGGGCGATCCCCAACACACGCTGCCCGATGCCGCGATCGCCGTTGAAAACGGCACGATCGTGTGGCTCGGCGCGGCTTCCGCATTACCCGCCGAATACGCCGCATGGCCGCGCGAAGATCTGCACGGCGCGTGGGTGACGCCGGGTCTCGTCGATTGCCATACGCATCTCGTGTACGGTGGGCAGCGCGCGGACGAATTCGCGCAGCGCCTCGCGGGTGTCAGCTACGAAGAAATCGCGCGGCAGGGCGGCGGCATCGTGTCCACGGTGCGCGCCACGCGTGCCGCGGACGAAGCCTCGCTATTCCGCCAGTCGGCCGCGCGGCTCGAACCCTTGCTCGCCGAAGGCGTGACCACGGTCGAGATCAAATCCGGCTACGGGCTCGACCTCGCCAGCGAACGCAAGATGCTGCGCGTCGCGCGTCAATTGGGCGAGCGCTATCCCGTGACCGTCTACACGACGTTTCTCGGCGCGCACGCGTTGCCGCCGGAGTTCGCCGGCCGCCCTGACGCGTACATCGACGAAGTCTGCAATACCATGCTGCCCGCGCTCGCCGATGAAGGCCTCGTCGATGCCGTCGACGTGTTCTGCGAACGCATCGGCTTTTCGCTGGAACAAAGCGAGCGCGTTTTCGAGGCGGCCGAGCGTTACAAGCTGCCGGTGAAAATGCATGCCGAGCAATTGTCGAACGGCGGCGGCACGGCACTCGCGGCGCGCCATCATGCGCTGTCAGCCGACCACCTCGAATTTCTCGACGAAGCAGGCGTCGTCGCGATGAAGGAAGCCGGCACGGTGGCCGTGTTGCTGCCGGGCGCTTACTACTTCATCCGCGAGACGCAGTTGCCGCCGTTGGAATTGCTGCGGCGCTATCAGGTGCCGATCGCGATTTCGACCGACAGCAACCCCGGTACATCGCCCGCCACTTCGCTGCTGCTGATGATGAACATGGCCACCACGCTGTTTCGCATGACGGTGCCGGAAGTGCTGCAAGGCGTGACGTCGCACGCGGCGCGCGCGCTCGGCAAGGCGGATCGGCACGGCTCGCTGGAAACGGGACGCGCGGCCGATTTCGCGGTGTGGTCGGTCGACTCGCTGGCTGAGCTGGCCTACTGGATTGGACGTCCGCTGTGTGCGCGAGTCGTGCGCGCGGGCGAGACCGTTTATACGCGGCGTGAATTGAGCTAG
- the glgA gene encoding glycogen synthase GlgA encodes MTIRALHVASELYPLLKTGGLADVAGALPPALIERGADVRVLLPGFPAVIAGLTDLTPVAQLGRRFDAPGVSLERGTLASNGLVVYVIRAATLYDRPGNPYLNDEHVPYGDNAQRFALLGWVAAQLAQQLDPAWSPQIIHAHDWHAGLAPAYLKAAERQHGRRFARSVFTVHNLAYQGVFPAHQFGQLGLPDDFFSVHGVEFYGQMSFLKAGLYYSDRITTVSPTYAREIQTLAQGGGLDGLLRHRAHDLSGILNGVDYTVWCPATDALLKNHYSATRLAGKLACKEALQKRFGLAQKSDALLFGVVSRLTEQKGLDLLLEAVPEIIKHGGQLIVFGTGDPALENGLKRVAHTHPESVAVELGFDETLAHTIVAGSDVIAVPSRFEPCGLTQLYALAYASLPLVHCVGGLADTVVDASLENLADDLATGFMFERFEPKGIGAAIRRAFALYGRRTEWKATQRRAMRQDFGWGASAERYLALYRELA; translated from the coding sequence ATGACGATTCGCGCCCTGCACGTCGCAAGCGAGCTGTATCCCCTCCTCAAAACGGGCGGTCTCGCCGACGTCGCGGGCGCGTTGCCGCCCGCGCTGATCGAGCGCGGCGCCGATGTGCGGGTGCTGCTGCCGGGCTTTCCGGCGGTAATCGCCGGCCTGACCGACCTGACGCCGGTCGCGCAACTGGGCCGCCGCTTCGACGCGCCGGGCGTCTCGCTCGAGCGGGGCACGCTGGCGTCGAACGGCCTGGTTGTCTATGTGATCCGCGCGGCCACGCTGTACGACCGGCCCGGCAATCCCTATCTGAACGACGAGCACGTGCCGTACGGCGACAACGCGCAGCGTTTCGCGCTGCTCGGCTGGGTCGCCGCGCAACTCGCCCAGCAACTGGACCCGGCGTGGTCACCGCAGATCATTCACGCGCACGACTGGCATGCGGGGCTCGCGCCGGCCTATCTAAAGGCGGCCGAGCGCCAGCATGGGCGGCGCTTCGCGCGCAGCGTCTTCACGGTGCACAACCTCGCGTATCAAGGCGTGTTTCCCGCGCATCAGTTCGGTCAGCTCGGCCTGCCGGACGATTTTTTCAGCGTGCACGGCGTCGAGTTCTATGGGCAAATGTCGTTTCTCAAGGCGGGGCTCTACTACAGCGACCGCATCACCACCGTCAGCCCGACCTATGCACGCGAAATCCAGACGCTCGCCCAGGGCGGCGGCCTCGACGGTTTGCTGCGCCATCGCGCGCACGATCTGAGCGGCATTCTGAACGGCGTCGACTACACGGTCTGGTGTCCCGCCACCGACGCGCTGCTCAAGAACCACTACAGCGCGACGCGGCTCGCCGGCAAGCTTGCGTGCAAGGAAGCGCTGCAAAAACGCTTCGGCCTCGCGCAGAAAAGCGATGCGCTGCTGTTCGGCGTGGTGAGCCGGCTAACCGAACAGAAAGGCCTTGACCTGCTGCTCGAAGCGGTGCCGGAAATCATCAAACACGGTGGACAGCTGATCGTCTTCGGCACTGGCGACCCGGCGCTGGAGAATGGTTTGAAACGCGTCGCGCATACGCATCCCGAGTCCGTGGCGGTGGAACTGGGATTCGATGAAACGCTCGCGCATACGATCGTCGCGGGCAGCGACGTGATTGCGGTGCCCTCGCGTTTCGAGCCATGCGGTCTCACGCAACTGTATGCGCTGGCGTATGCATCGCTGCCGCTCGTGCATTGCGTGGGCGGTCTCGCGGACACCGTGGTGGACGCGTCGCTCGAAAATCTCGCCGACGACCTCGCCACCGGTTTCATGTTCGAACGATTCGAACCGAAGGGTATCGGCGCCGCCATCCGCCGCGCCTTCGCACTCTACGGGCGCCGCACCGAATGGAAAGCGACCCAGCGGCGAGCGATGCGCCAGGACTTCGGCTGGGGCGCCTCGGCGGAGCGTTATCTGGCGTTGTACCGCGAGCTCGCCTGA
- the glgC gene encoding glucose-1-phosphate adenylyltransferase, which translates to MDTPARLNDLQRTTLAIVLAGGRGTRLGPLTNKRVKPAVHFGGKYRIIDFALSNCLNSGIRRIAVVTQYKAHSLLRHLQRGWSFLRGEMGEFIDLWPAQQRVEGAHWYRGTADAVFQNLDIIRSIRPKYVVVLAGDHIYKMDYTRMIADHAESGADCTVGCIEVPRMEAVAFGVMHVDENRRVTDFLEKPADPPCIPGRPDTALASMGIYVFSADYLYSLLEENISTIDTDHDFGKDILPRVVTQGTAIAHPFSMSCVSSDPNVEPYWRDVGTIDAYWAANLDLASTIPTLDLYDRNWPIWTYQEQLPPAKFVRDLKGLQGSGNNLIVCGGCVISGSQISRSVLSSNVKVSSFCNISEAVLLPQVTVGASCRLQKVVIDRGCAIPDGTVIGEDPVSDAERFYRTDDGVVLVTPEALRQKI; encoded by the coding sequence ATGGACACTCCGGCACGGCTGAACGATCTGCAACGCACCACCCTCGCCATCGTCCTTGCGGGCGGACGGGGCACGCGGCTCGGGCCGCTTACCAACAAACGCGTCAAGCCGGCGGTGCACTTCGGCGGCAAATACCGGATCATCGATTTCGCGCTGTCCAACTGTCTGAATTCCGGCATCCGCCGCATCGCGGTCGTCACGCAATACAAGGCGCACTCGCTGTTGCGCCATCTGCAGCGCGGCTGGAGTTTCCTGCGCGGCGAGATGGGCGAATTCATCGACTTGTGGCCCGCGCAACAGCGCGTGGAAGGCGCGCACTGGTATCGCGGCACCGCGGACGCGGTGTTCCAGAACCTCGACATCATCCGCTCGATCCGGCCGAAATACGTGGTGGTGCTGGCGGGCGACCACATCTACAAGATGGACTACACGCGCATGATCGCCGACCACGCGGAGAGCGGCGCGGACTGCACGGTCGGCTGTATCGAGGTGCCGCGTATGGAGGCGGTGGCCTTCGGCGTGATGCACGTCGATGAAAACCGCCGCGTGACCGACTTCCTGGAAAAGCCTGCCGATCCGCCCTGCATTCCGGGCCGCCCGGATACGGCGCTGGCCAGCATGGGCATCTACGTGTTCAGCGCGGATTACCTGTATTCGTTGCTCGAAGAGAACATCTCCACCATCGACACCGATCACGACTTCGGCAAGGACATCCTGCCGCGCGTCGTCACGCAAGGCACGGCGATCGCGCATCCGTTCAGCATGTCGTGCGTGTCGTCGGATCCGAACGTGGAGCCGTACTGGCGCGACGTCGGCACGATCGACGCCTACTGGGCCGCCAATCTCGACCTCGCCTCCACCATCCCGACGCTCGATCTCTACGATCGCAACTGGCCGATCTGGACGTACCAGGAACAGTTGCCGCCGGCCAAGTTCGTGCGCGACCTGAAAGGGCTGCAAGGCTCGGGCAACAATCTGATCGTGTGCGGGGGCTGCGTGATCTCGGGCTCGCAGATTTCGCGCTCGGTGCTCTCGTCGAATGTGAAAGTGAGTTCGTTCTGTAACATCAGTGAGGCAGTCTTGTTGCCGCAGGTCACCGTCGGCGCGAGCTGCCGGCTGCAGAAAGTGGTGATAGACCGCGGCTGCGCGATACCGGACGGCACGGTGATCGGCGAAGATCCGGTGAGCGACGCCGAGCGCTTCTACCGTACCGACGACGGCGTCGTGCTGGTCACGCCGGAGGCGCTGCGGCAGAAGATCTAG
- a CDS encoding branched-chain amino acid ABC transporter substrate-binding protein translates to MSLRYTLKPLALFVGAIFAIAPPASFADDLPVKVGFAAPLTGANAGYGKDLENGVRLALEEANAQKIKIGDKVAQFQIVSEDDQADPRIGVQAAQKLVDAGVSAVVGHFNSGTTIPASQVYEQAGIPVIDPAATNPIITGRGFANTFMVISTDAQNAGNAGVYAVEVTKAKRIAIIDDRTAFGQGEADEFEKAVKAHGGNLVTREYTDNKAVDFSTQITKIKSTNADLIFFGGLDTQAAGFAKRMKQLGMNAQLVGGGGVMDQDFIKLAGDSAEGVMAWEYGRPLAQLPGGKDFSAKFKKRFGVDILSYAPFGYDGAWAAIKAMQKAKSSSPNDYRSTLKAIDFEGVTGKISFDNTGALKSGASTLYQVKNGAWVPIVTKSGS, encoded by the coding sequence ATGAGTCTTCGCTACACGCTGAAACCGCTTGCCCTGTTCGTTGGCGCCATCTTCGCCATCGCGCCGCCGGCCAGCTTCGCCGACGACCTGCCGGTGAAGGTCGGCTTTGCCGCGCCGCTGACCGGCGCCAACGCCGGCTACGGCAAGGATCTGGAGAACGGCGTCCGGCTCGCCCTGGAGGAAGCCAACGCGCAAAAGATCAAGATCGGCGACAAGGTGGCCCAGTTCCAGATCGTCTCCGAAGACGACCAGGCCGACCCGCGCATCGGCGTGCAAGCCGCGCAGAAGCTGGTCGACGCGGGCGTGTCGGCCGTGGTGGGCCACTTCAATTCGGGCACGACGATCCCGGCTTCGCAAGTCTACGAGCAGGCCGGCATTCCGGTGATCGACCCGGCCGCCACCAATCCGATCATCACCGGACGCGGCTTCGCGAACACCTTCATGGTGATTTCCACCGACGCGCAGAACGCCGGCAACGCGGGCGTGTATGCCGTGGAAGTGACCAAGGCCAAGCGCATCGCGATCATCGACGACCGGACCGCGTTCGGTCAGGGCGAGGCGGACGAGTTCGAGAAAGCGGTGAAAGCGCACGGCGGCAACCTCGTGACGCGCGAGTACACCGACAACAAGGCCGTCGATTTCAGCACGCAGATCACCAAGATCAAATCGACCAATGCCGATCTGATCTTCTTCGGCGGACTGGACACGCAAGCCGCGGGCTTTGCCAAGCGCATGAAGCAACTGGGTATGAACGCGCAACTGGTGGGCGGCGGCGGCGTGATGGATCAGGATTTCATCAAGCTCGCCGGCGATTCGGCTGAAGGCGTGATGGCCTGGGAATACGGACGGCCGCTCGCGCAGTTGCCGGGCGGCAAGGATTTCTCCGCGAAGTTCAAGAAGCGCTTCGGGGTGGATATCCTGTCCTATGCGCCGTTCGGCTATGACGGCGCGTGGGCCGCGATCAAGGCGATGCAGAAGGCCAAGTCCAGCTCGCCGAACGACTACCGGTCCACGCTCAAGGCCATCGATTTCGAAGGCGTGACCGGCAAGATTTCCTTCGACAATACCGGCGCATTGAAGAGCGGCGCATCGACGCTTTATCAGGTCAAGAATGGAGCGTGGGTTCCCATCGTGACGAAGAGCGGGAGTTAA
- a CDS encoding formimidoylglutamate deiminase — MTQTQTQPQKQPNQSLFAEHAYLPDGWRRNVLLEWDANGTLTAVTPDTPTPPAGVQKAAGPVLPGMPNLHSHAFQRAMAGLTEYRASGAGATDNFWSWRDLMYRFAARITPEGLASVAQWLYIEMLKAGYTSVCEFHYVHHTPTGSRYTNQAELAQRVVDAASASGIGMTMLPVLYQYSGFGSRAPREDQQRFINTPESLLDLLGTLRAARPETAALRYGVAPHSLRAVSADSLRALLGGIDSTAPVHIHIAEQTAEVDACVETEGARPVQWLLDRFDVDSRWCLVHATHVDANETLALAKSGAVAGLCLTTEANLGDGIFPAQEYLDAHGRIGVGSDSHIGVDWRAELRLLEYGQRLTRRQRNVLAAAQATYVADRLFDASLEGGARATGRAVGALQAGGRADWLVLDADHSSIAEHAPDAWLSGVVFCEHGETPIRDVYAGGDKVVDNRRHRDEEGAYARYRVALADLLK, encoded by the coding sequence ATGACGCAGACGCAGACGCAACCACAGAAGCAACCGAATCAATCGCTGTTCGCCGAGCACGCCTACCTGCCGGACGGCTGGCGCCGTAATGTGCTGCTGGAGTGGGACGCAAACGGCACGCTAACCGCCGTCACGCCCGATACGCCGACGCCGCCTGCCGGCGTGCAGAAAGCCGCAGGTCCGGTATTGCCTGGCATGCCGAATCTTCATTCGCATGCGTTTCAGCGCGCGATGGCCGGTCTCACCGAATATCGCGCATCGGGCGCGGGCGCTACGGATAACTTCTGGAGTTGGCGCGATCTGATGTATCGCTTCGCCGCGCGCATCACGCCCGAAGGTCTGGCGAGCGTCGCGCAATGGCTGTACATCGAAATGCTGAAGGCCGGTTACACGTCGGTGTGCGAGTTCCACTATGTGCATCACACGCCGACCGGCAGCCGCTACACCAACCAGGCGGAACTCGCGCAACGTGTGGTGGATGCGGCATCGGCGAGCGGCATCGGCATGACGATGCTGCCGGTGCTCTATCAGTACAGCGGCTTCGGTTCGCGCGCGCCGCGCGAGGACCAGCAGCGTTTCATCAACACGCCTGAGAGTCTGCTCGATCTGCTCGGCACGTTGCGCGCGGCGCGCCCCGAAACTGCCGCGTTGCGTTACGGCGTGGCGCCGCATTCGCTGCGCGCCGTATCCGCGGATTCATTACGTGCGCTGCTCGGCGGCATCGACAGCACGGCGCCCGTTCATATCCATATCGCCGAGCAGACCGCCGAAGTCGATGCCTGCGTCGAAACCGAAGGCGCGCGTCCGGTGCAATGGCTGCTCGATCGTTTCGATGTCGACAGCCGCTGGTGCCTCGTGCACGCCACGCACGTCGATGCGAACGAAACGCTGGCACTCGCGAAGAGCGGCGCGGTCGCCGGTTTGTGCCTGACCACCGAAGCCAATCTCGGCGACGGCATTTTCCCGGCGCAGGAGTATCTCGACGCGCACGGACGCATTGGCGTGGGCTCGGATAGCCATATCGGCGTCGACTGGCGCGCGGAACTGCGTTTGCTCGAATACGGCCAACGTCTCACGCGCCGGCAGCGCAACGTGCTGGCGGCGGCGCAGGCCACGTATGTCGCCGATCGTCTGTTCGACGCCTCGCTCGAAGGCGGCGCGCGCGCGACGGGCCGCGCGGTCGGCGCGCTGCAAGCGGGTGGCCGCGCCGATTGGCTCGTGCTCGACGCGGATCATTCGAGCATTGCAGAGCATGCGCCGGACGCCTGGCTCTCGGGCGTTGTATTCTGCGAGCATGGTGAAACACCGATTCGCGACGTCTACGCGGGCGGCGACAAGGTCGTCGACAACCGCCGGCATCGCGATGAAGAGGGCGCATACGCGCGCTATCGCGTGGCGCTGGCTGACCTGCTCAAGTGA
- the pdxY gene encoding pyridoxal kinase PdxY: MTKSVLSIQSHVVFGHAGNSAAVFPMRRLGVNVWPLNTVQFSNHTQYGHWTGSAIDGSQLEDLVDGIGAIGMLPRCDAVLSGYLGTPEQAQSVLEIVKAVKAANPRAWYFCDPVMGAASGCKVEPGIQEFLVRTMPEMADAMAPNHTELQRLVGREIETLEEAVTACRELIARGPKLVLVKHLLDRNSPADRFNMLVVTERESWMGQRPLYPFARQPVGVGDLTSAVFVARTLLGDSIRAAFEHTLAAVNAVVKTTWQAGRYELELVAAQNEIAQPREWFDAWVADTA; this comes from the coding sequence ATGACGAAAAGCGTTCTGAGCATCCAGTCACATGTCGTCTTCGGTCACGCCGGCAACAGCGCGGCGGTGTTTCCGATGCGTCGGCTCGGCGTCAACGTCTGGCCGCTCAATACCGTGCAGTTCTCGAACCACACGCAATACGGCCATTGGACCGGCAGCGCGATCGACGGCTCGCAATTGGAAGACCTGGTCGACGGCATCGGCGCGATCGGCATGCTGCCGCGCTGCGACGCCGTGCTATCCGGCTATCTGGGCACACCCGAACAGGCGCAGTCGGTGCTGGAGATCGTCAAGGCCGTGAAGGCCGCCAATCCGCGCGCCTGGTACTTTTGCGACCCGGTGATGGGCGCGGCGAGCGGCTGCAAGGTCGAGCCGGGCATCCAGGAGTTTCTCGTGCGCACCATGCCCGAGATGGCCGACGCCATGGCGCCGAACCACACCGAACTGCAGCGTCTGGTGGGACGCGAGATCGAAACGCTCGAAGAAGCCGTGACGGCATGCCGCGAACTCATCGCACGCGGGCCAAAGCTGGTGCTGGTCAAGCATTTGCTCGACCGCAACAGTCCCGCCGACCGCTTCAACATGCTGGTCGTCACCGAACGCGAATCGTGGATGGGACAACGCCCGCTCTATCCGTTCGCGCGGCAACCAGTGGGCGTGGGCGATCTGACGAGCGCGGTGTTCGTCGCGCGTACGCTGCTCGGCGATTCGATCCGCGCGGCCTTCGAGCACACGCTGGCCGCCGTGAATGCGGTGGTCAAGACAACCTGGCAGGCTGGGCGCTATGAGCTCGAACTGGTGGCCGCACAGAATGAAATCGCGCAGCCGCGCGAGTGGTTCGATGCGTGGGTGGCGGATACGGCGTAG